In Rattus norvegicus strain BN/NHsdMcwi chromosome 3, GRCr8, whole genome shotgun sequence, a genomic segment contains:
- the Gmeb2 gene encoding glucocorticoid modulatory element-binding protein 2 isoform X1 yields the protein MATPDVSVHMEEVVVVTTPDTAVDGSGVEEVKTVLVTTNLAPHGGDLTEDNMETENAAAAAAAAFTASSQLKEAVLVKMAEEGENLEAEIVYPITCGDSRANLIWRKFVCPGINVKCVQYDEHVISPKEFVHLAGKSTLKDWKRAIRMNGIMLRKIMDSGELDFYQHDKVCSNTCRSTKIDLSGARVSLSSPTSTEYIPLTPAAADVNGSPATITIETCEDPGDWTTTIGVTLYINLYPVYLTFSIIDDTFAFWRGLKDAGLLDEVIQEFQQELEETMKGLQQRVQDPPLQLRDAVLLNNIVQNFGMLDLVKKVLASHKCQMDRSREQYARDLAALEQQCDEHRRRAKELKHKSQHLSNVLMTLTPVSLPSPMKRPRLARATSGPAAMASQVLTQSAQIALGPGMPMSQLTSVPLGKVVSTLPSTVLGKGSPQAAPASSPASPLLGGYTVLASSGSTFPSTVEIHPDTSSLTVLSTAAMQDGSTVLKVVSPLQLLTLPGLGPTLQNVAQASPAGSTIVTMPTAAATGPEEHTATIEVAAVAEDHEQK from the exons GGGTGATTTGACAGAAGataacatggaaacagaaaatgcagcagctgcagctgctgctgccttTACAGCCTCCTCACAGCTCAAGGAAGCCGTGTTAG TGAAGATGGCTGAAGAGGGGGAGAACTTAGAGGCTGAAATTGTGTACCCCATCACTTGTGGAGACAGCAGAGCTAACCTCATCTGGAGGAAGTTTGTGTGCCCTGGAATCAATGTGAAATGTGTTCAG TACGATGAACATGTGATCAGCCCAAAGGAGTTTGTGCATCTGGCAGGGAAGTCTACCCTGAAGGACTGGAAGAGAGCCATCCGGATGAACGGCATCATGCTCAG GAAGATCATGGACTCTGGGGAGCTAGACTTCTACCAGCATGACAAGGTCTGCTCTAATACTTGCCGAAGCACCAAGATTGACCTCTCAGGGGCCCGTGTGTCCCTGAGCAGTCCAACATCCACAGAGTACATCCCGCTCACACCAGCTGCAGCTGATG TGAATGGCTCACCTGCCACCATCACCATAGAGACCTGTGAGGACCCTGGTGACTGGACCACAACCATTGGAG TTACTCTGTACATCAATTTGTATCCTGTCTACCTGACTTTCTCCATCATAGACGACACATTTGCATTCTGGCGGGGACTGAAGGATGCGGGCTTACTGGATGAAGTCATACAGGAATTTCAACAGGAGCTGGAGGAAACCATGAAAGGCCTGCAGCAGCGAGTGCAGGACCCGCCCCTACAGCTCCGAG ATGCTGTCCTCCTCAATAACATCGTGCAAAACTTTGGCATGCTGGATCTGGTAAAGAAGGTACTGGCCAGCCACAAGTGCCAGATGGATCGTTCTCGAGAACAGTATGCACGGGACCTGGCAG CCCTGGAACAGCAGTGTGATGAACATCGCCGCCGTGCCAAGGAACTGAAGCACAAGTCCCAGCACCTTAGCAATGTGCTCATGACGTTGACCCCAGTTTCCCTGCCATCCCCTATGAAGCGGCCCCGTCTTGCACGGGCTACATCTGGACCAGCTGCTATGGCTTCCCAGGTGCTTACACAGTCTGCACAGATTGCACTTGGCCCAGGAATGCCTATGTCCCAGTTGACCAGTGTGCCACTTGGCAAAGTAGTATCTACACTGCCCTCCACTGTCCTGGGCAAGGGCTCTCCTCAAGCTGCCCCAGCCAGTTCACCGGCCTCCCCACTGCTTGGAGGCTACACAGTTTTGGCCTCCTCTGGCTCTACCTTCCCCAGCACAGTAGAGATTCATCCGGACACATCCAGCCTCACAGTTTTGAGCACAGCTGCCATGCAGGATGGCAGCACAGTACTAAAGGTGGTCAGCCCCCTGCAGCTGCTCACCCTGCCTGGCCTGGGACCCACACTACAGAATGTGGCTCAGGCATCACCTGCAGGCAGCACCATTGTGACAATGCCTACAGCAGCTGCTACTGGACCTGAGGAACACACAGCCACTATTGAGGTGGCCGCTGTAGCAGAGGACCATGAGCAGAAGTAG
- the Gmeb2 gene encoding glucocorticoid modulatory element-binding protein 2 isoform 1 (isoform 1 is encoded by transcript variant 1), producing MATPDVSVHMEEVVVVTTPDTAVDGSGVEEVKTVLVTTNLAPHGGDLTEDNMETENAAAAAAAAFTASSQLKEAVLVKMAEEGENLEAEIVYPITCGDSRANLIWRKFVCPGINVKCVQYDEHVISPKEFVHLAGKSTLKDWKRAIRMNGIMLRKIMDSGELDFYQHDKVCSNTCRSTKIDLSGARVSLSSPTSTEYIPLTPAAADVNGSPATITIETCEDPGDWTTTIGDDTFAFWRGLKDAGLLDEVIQEFQQELEETMKGLQQRVQDPPLQLRDAVLLNNIVQNFGMLDLVKKVLASHKCQMDRSREQYARDLAALEQQCDEHRRRAKELKHKSQHLSNVLMTLTPVSLPSPMKRPRLARATSGPAAMASQVLTQSAQIALGPGMPMSQLTSVPLGKVVSTLPSTVLGKGSPQAAPASSPASPLLGGYTVLASSGSTFPSTVEIHPDTSSLTVLSTAAMQDGSTVLKVVSPLQLLTLPGLGPTLQNVAQASPAGSTIVTMPTAAATGPEEHTATIEVAAVAEDHEQK from the exons GGGTGATTTGACAGAAGataacatggaaacagaaaatgcagcagctgcagctgctgctgccttTACAGCCTCCTCACAGCTCAAGGAAGCCGTGTTAG TGAAGATGGCTGAAGAGGGGGAGAACTTAGAGGCTGAAATTGTGTACCCCATCACTTGTGGAGACAGCAGAGCTAACCTCATCTGGAGGAAGTTTGTGTGCCCTGGAATCAATGTGAAATGTGTTCAG TACGATGAACATGTGATCAGCCCAAAGGAGTTTGTGCATCTGGCAGGGAAGTCTACCCTGAAGGACTGGAAGAGAGCCATCCGGATGAACGGCATCATGCTCAG GAAGATCATGGACTCTGGGGAGCTAGACTTCTACCAGCATGACAAGGTCTGCTCTAATACTTGCCGAAGCACCAAGATTGACCTCTCAGGGGCCCGTGTGTCCCTGAGCAGTCCAACATCCACAGAGTACATCCCGCTCACACCAGCTGCAGCTGATG TGAATGGCTCACCTGCCACCATCACCATAGAGACCTGTGAGGACCCTGGTGACTGGACCACAACCATTGGAG ACGACACATTTGCATTCTGGCGGGGACTGAAGGATGCGGGCTTACTGGATGAAGTCATACAGGAATTTCAACAGGAGCTGGAGGAAACCATGAAAGGCCTGCAGCAGCGAGTGCAGGACCCGCCCCTACAGCTCCGAG ATGCTGTCCTCCTCAATAACATCGTGCAAAACTTTGGCATGCTGGATCTGGTAAAGAAGGTACTGGCCAGCCACAAGTGCCAGATGGATCGTTCTCGAGAACAGTATGCACGGGACCTGGCAG CCCTGGAACAGCAGTGTGATGAACATCGCCGCCGTGCCAAGGAACTGAAGCACAAGTCCCAGCACCTTAGCAATGTGCTCATGACGTTGACCCCAGTTTCCCTGCCATCCCCTATGAAGCGGCCCCGTCTTGCACGGGCTACATCTGGACCAGCTGCTATGGCTTCCCAGGTGCTTACACAGTCTGCACAGATTGCACTTGGCCCAGGAATGCCTATGTCCCAGTTGACCAGTGTGCCACTTGGCAAAGTAGTATCTACACTGCCCTCCACTGTCCTGGGCAAGGGCTCTCCTCAAGCTGCCCCAGCCAGTTCACCGGCCTCCCCACTGCTTGGAGGCTACACAGTTTTGGCCTCCTCTGGCTCTACCTTCCCCAGCACAGTAGAGATTCATCCGGACACATCCAGCCTCACAGTTTTGAGCACAGCTGCCATGCAGGATGGCAGCACAGTACTAAAGGTGGTCAGCCCCCTGCAGCTGCTCACCCTGCCTGGCCTGGGACCCACACTACAGAATGTGGCTCAGGCATCACCTGCAGGCAGCACCATTGTGACAATGCCTACAGCAGCTGCTACTGGACCTGAGGAACACACAGCCACTATTGAGGTGGCCGCTGTAGCAGAGGACCATGAGCAGAAGTAG
- the Gmeb2 gene encoding glucocorticoid modulatory element-binding protein 2 isoform 2 (isoform 2 is encoded by transcript variant 2), with the protein MCSGEGQYDEHVISPKEFVHLAGKSTLKDWKRAIRMNGIMLRKIMDSGELDFYQHDKVCSNTCRSTKIDLSGARVSLSSPTSTEYIPLTPAAADVNGSPATITIETCEDPGDWTTTIGDDTFAFWRGLKDAGLLDEVIQEFQQELEETMKGLQQRVQDPPLQLRDAVLLNNIVQNFGMLDLVKKVLASHKCQMDRSREQYARDLAALEQQCDEHRRRAKELKHKSQHLSNVLMTLTPVSLPSPMKRPRLARATSGPAAMASQVLTQSAQIALGPGMPMSQLTSVPLGKVVSTLPSTVLGKGSPQAAPASSPASPLLGGYTVLASSGSTFPSTVEIHPDTSSLTVLSTAAMQDGSTVLKVVSPLQLLTLPGLGPTLQNVAQASPAGSTIVTMPTAAATGPEEHTATIEVAAVAEDHEQK; encoded by the exons ATGTGTTCAGGTGAGGGTCAG TACGATGAACATGTGATCAGCCCAAAGGAGTTTGTGCATCTGGCAGGGAAGTCTACCCTGAAGGACTGGAAGAGAGCCATCCGGATGAACGGCATCATGCTCAG GAAGATCATGGACTCTGGGGAGCTAGACTTCTACCAGCATGACAAGGTCTGCTCTAATACTTGCCGAAGCACCAAGATTGACCTCTCAGGGGCCCGTGTGTCCCTGAGCAGTCCAACATCCACAGAGTACATCCCGCTCACACCAGCTGCAGCTGATG TGAATGGCTCACCTGCCACCATCACCATAGAGACCTGTGAGGACCCTGGTGACTGGACCACAACCATTGGAG ACGACACATTTGCATTCTGGCGGGGACTGAAGGATGCGGGCTTACTGGATGAAGTCATACAGGAATTTCAACAGGAGCTGGAGGAAACCATGAAAGGCCTGCAGCAGCGAGTGCAGGACCCGCCCCTACAGCTCCGAG ATGCTGTCCTCCTCAATAACATCGTGCAAAACTTTGGCATGCTGGATCTGGTAAAGAAGGTACTGGCCAGCCACAAGTGCCAGATGGATCGTTCTCGAGAACAGTATGCACGGGACCTGGCAG CCCTGGAACAGCAGTGTGATGAACATCGCCGCCGTGCCAAGGAACTGAAGCACAAGTCCCAGCACCTTAGCAATGTGCTCATGACGTTGACCCCAGTTTCCCTGCCATCCCCTATGAAGCGGCCCCGTCTTGCACGGGCTACATCTGGACCAGCTGCTATGGCTTCCCAGGTGCTTACACAGTCTGCACAGATTGCACTTGGCCCAGGAATGCCTATGTCCCAGTTGACCAGTGTGCCACTTGGCAAAGTAGTATCTACACTGCCCTCCACTGTCCTGGGCAAGGGCTCTCCTCAAGCTGCCCCAGCCAGTTCACCGGCCTCCCCACTGCTTGGAGGCTACACAGTTTTGGCCTCCTCTGGCTCTACCTTCCCCAGCACAGTAGAGATTCATCCGGACACATCCAGCCTCACAGTTTTGAGCACAGCTGCCATGCAGGATGGCAGCACAGTACTAAAGGTGGTCAGCCCCCTGCAGCTGCTCACCCTGCCTGGCCTGGGACCCACACTACAGAATGTGGCTCAGGCATCACCTGCAGGCAGCACCATTGTGACAATGCCTACAGCAGCTGCTACTGGACCTGAGGAACACACAGCCACTATTGAGGTGGCCGCTGTAGCAGAGGACCATGAGCAGAAGTAG
- the Gmeb2 gene encoding glucocorticoid modulatory element-binding protein 2 isoform X2 — translation MCSGEGQYDEHVISPKEFVHLAGKSTLKDWKRAIRMNGIMLRKIMDSGELDFYQHDKVCSNTCRSTKIDLSGARVSLSSPTSTEYIPLTPAAADVNGSPATITIETCEDPGDWTTTIGVTLYINLYPVYLTFSIIDDTFAFWRGLKDAGLLDEVIQEFQQELEETMKGLQQRVQDPPLQLRDAVLLNNIVQNFGMLDLVKKVLASHKCQMDRSREQYARDLAALEQQCDEHRRRAKELKHKSQHLSNVLMTLTPVSLPSPMKRPRLARATSGPAAMASQVLTQSAQIALGPGMPMSQLTSVPLGKVVSTLPSTVLGKGSPQAAPASSPASPLLGGYTVLASSGSTFPSTVEIHPDTSSLTVLSTAAMQDGSTVLKVVSPLQLLTLPGLGPTLQNVAQASPAGSTIVTMPTAAATGPEEHTATIEVAAVAEDHEQK, via the exons ATGTGTTCAGGTGAGGGTCAG TACGATGAACATGTGATCAGCCCAAAGGAGTTTGTGCATCTGGCAGGGAAGTCTACCCTGAAGGACTGGAAGAGAGCCATCCGGATGAACGGCATCATGCTCAG GAAGATCATGGACTCTGGGGAGCTAGACTTCTACCAGCATGACAAGGTCTGCTCTAATACTTGCCGAAGCACCAAGATTGACCTCTCAGGGGCCCGTGTGTCCCTGAGCAGTCCAACATCCACAGAGTACATCCCGCTCACACCAGCTGCAGCTGATG TGAATGGCTCACCTGCCACCATCACCATAGAGACCTGTGAGGACCCTGGTGACTGGACCACAACCATTGGAG TTACTCTGTACATCAATTTGTATCCTGTCTACCTGACTTTCTCCATCATAGACGACACATTTGCATTCTGGCGGGGACTGAAGGATGCGGGCTTACTGGATGAAGTCATACAGGAATTTCAACAGGAGCTGGAGGAAACCATGAAAGGCCTGCAGCAGCGAGTGCAGGACCCGCCCCTACAGCTCCGAG ATGCTGTCCTCCTCAATAACATCGTGCAAAACTTTGGCATGCTGGATCTGGTAAAGAAGGTACTGGCCAGCCACAAGTGCCAGATGGATCGTTCTCGAGAACAGTATGCACGGGACCTGGCAG CCCTGGAACAGCAGTGTGATGAACATCGCCGCCGTGCCAAGGAACTGAAGCACAAGTCCCAGCACCTTAGCAATGTGCTCATGACGTTGACCCCAGTTTCCCTGCCATCCCCTATGAAGCGGCCCCGTCTTGCACGGGCTACATCTGGACCAGCTGCTATGGCTTCCCAGGTGCTTACACAGTCTGCACAGATTGCACTTGGCCCAGGAATGCCTATGTCCCAGTTGACCAGTGTGCCACTTGGCAAAGTAGTATCTACACTGCCCTCCACTGTCCTGGGCAAGGGCTCTCCTCAAGCTGCCCCAGCCAGTTCACCGGCCTCCCCACTGCTTGGAGGCTACACAGTTTTGGCCTCCTCTGGCTCTACCTTCCCCAGCACAGTAGAGATTCATCCGGACACATCCAGCCTCACAGTTTTGAGCACAGCTGCCATGCAGGATGGCAGCACAGTACTAAAGGTGGTCAGCCCCCTGCAGCTGCTCACCCTGCCTGGCCTGGGACCCACACTACAGAATGTGGCTCAGGCATCACCTGCAGGCAGCACCATTGTGACAATGCCTACAGCAGCTGCTACTGGACCTGAGGAACACACAGCCACTATTGAGGTGGCCGCTGTAGCAGAGGACCATGAGCAGAAGTAG